One window of Anaeromyxobacter diazotrophicus genomic DNA carries:
- a CDS encoding 4Fe-4S dicluster domain-containing protein has product MRIRWDRLRTWRRLAEVVQAAAVLGLPFVRIRGESALRLDVPSLTLLAFGARIGLDELLVVLAAALFLLFGFLLATLLFGRLWCGWACPQTALLDLTGLLDRARRRGGWRAVAALLALAAASALVGANLLWYFVPPGDFLARLGAFALGPVLGPAWLVLSGVVFADLALWRHGFCATTCPYAKLQGALLDRHSLAIAYDRRRAADCVDCGACVRVCPVGIDIRDGLQAACVACGACVDACAPIMKKLGRPARLVGHFFGVPGTGARPLRPAAVALGVLTAGALAFTAAVAAERSPLEVTVTGGGERAPRREATGELTSGFTLALENRGRAPLALRLAATAPGVELALRPEAVQLAPGEHQRVRVRVVARGLGPEARQLRAELSVSPAVGPGGAEAHAPPVTRALLVDVPGARR; this is encoded by the coding sequence ATGAGGATTAGGTGGGATCGCCTGCGGACCTGGCGCCGCCTCGCCGAGGTGGTCCAGGCCGCGGCCGTGCTCGGCCTGCCGTTCGTGAGGATCCGGGGGGAGAGCGCGCTGCGCCTCGACGTCCCGAGCCTGACCCTGCTCGCCTTCGGCGCCCGGATCGGGCTCGACGAGCTCCTGGTGGTGCTGGCGGCCGCGCTGTTCCTGCTCTTCGGCTTCCTCCTCGCGACGCTGCTCTTCGGCCGCCTCTGGTGCGGCTGGGCCTGCCCGCAGACGGCGCTGCTCGACCTCACCGGGCTCCTCGACCGCGCCCGGCGGCGGGGCGGCTGGCGCGCCGTCGCGGCGCTCCTCGCCCTCGCCGCCGCGTCCGCGCTGGTGGGCGCGAACCTGCTCTGGTACTTCGTCCCGCCGGGCGACTTCCTGGCGCGGCTCGGCGCCTTCGCCCTGGGGCCGGTGCTCGGCCCGGCCTGGCTCGTGCTCTCCGGCGTCGTGTTCGCGGACCTCGCGCTCTGGCGGCACGGGTTCTGCGCCACCACCTGCCCCTACGCCAAGCTGCAGGGCGCGCTGCTCGACCGCCACTCGCTCGCCATCGCCTACGACCGCCGCCGCGCCGCCGACTGCGTGGACTGCGGGGCCTGCGTCCGCGTCTGCCCGGTCGGCATCGACATCCGCGACGGCCTCCAGGCGGCCTGCGTCGCGTGCGGGGCCTGCGTCGACGCCTGCGCCCCCATCATGAAGAAGCTCGGGCGCCCGGCGCGGCTCGTCGGGCACTTCTTCGGCGTGCCCGGGACCGGAGCCCGGCCCCTCCGCCCGGCGGCGGTCGCGCTCGGGGTGCTCACCGCCGGCGCCCTGGCCTTCACGGCGGCGGTGGCGGCCGAGCGGAGCCCGCTCGAGGTGACCGTCACGGGCGGCGGCGAGCGCGCGCCGCGCCGCGAGGCGACCGGCGAGCTGACGAGCGGCTTCACGCTGGCGCTCGAGAACCGGGGCCGCGCGCCGCTCGCGCTGCGGCTCGCCGCGACAGCGCCCGGCGTCGAGCTGGCGCTCCGGCCCGAGGCCGTGCAGCTCGCGCCGGGGGAGCACCAGCGGGTGCGGGTGCGGGTCGTCGCGCGCGGGCTCGGGCCCGAGGCGCGGCAGCTCCGCGCCGAGCTGTCGGTGTCGCCGGCGGTTGGGCCGGGCGGCGCGGAGGCGCACGCGCCGCCCGTCACCCGGGCGCTCCTCGTGGACGTCCCCGGGGCGCGGCGATGA
- a CDS encoding methyltransferase domain-containing protein yields MTRPGAANAVDKLRVRRAFGRAAGAYDAHTPVQEEVRARLLALALGAAPAPRRVLDVGAGTGALLAALRARAPGALGVATDLAHGMALAARERGAPAVAGDAEALPFRAGRFDLVLSSSALQWLPRLGPALAEMRRVLAPGGAVAVAFFGGETLHELREAWRAALPAGAPDRTHRFHGEAELAAALEEAGLVPEVLTSERRVERHADPLELVRALRRIGAGNAAPDRSGGLAARGALARMARHYEARHGSAGGVPATWDVLYTVARASLREP; encoded by the coding sequence GTGACGCGGCCCGGCGCCGCGAACGCGGTGGACAAGCTGCGGGTGCGCCGCGCCTTCGGCCGCGCCGCCGGCGCCTACGACGCGCACACCCCGGTGCAGGAGGAGGTGCGCGCCCGGCTGCTCGCGCTGGCGCTCGGCGCCGCGCCGGCGCCGAGGCGCGTCCTCGACGTCGGCGCCGGGACGGGGGCGCTCCTGGCCGCGCTGCGGGCCCGCGCGCCGGGCGCGCTGGGCGTGGCGACGGACCTGGCGCACGGGATGGCGCTCGCCGCCCGGGAGCGCGGCGCGCCCGCGGTGGCCGGCGACGCCGAGGCGCTCCCGTTCCGGGCCGGGCGGTTCGACCTGGTCCTCTCCAGCTCGGCCCTGCAGTGGCTCCCGCGGCTCGGGCCGGCGCTGGCGGAGATGCGGCGGGTGCTCGCGCCGGGGGGCGCGGTGGCGGTGGCCTTCTTCGGCGGCGAGACGCTGCACGAGCTGCGTGAGGCTTGGCGCGCGGCGCTGCCGGCCGGCGCGCCCGACCGGACTCACCGGTTCCACGGCGAGGCCGAGCTGGCGGCCGCCCTCGAGGAGGCCGGCCTCGTGCCGGAGGTGCTCACCTCGGAGCGGCGGGTGGAGCGGCACGCGGACCCGCTGGAGCTCGTGCGCGCGCTGCGGCGGATCGGCGCCGGCAACGCCGCGCCGGACCGCAGCGGGGGGCTCGCCGCGCGCGGGGCGCTCGCGCGGATGGCGAGGCATTACGAGGCGCGCCACGGGAGCGCCGGCGGCGTGCCGGCCACGTGGGACGTGCTGTACACGGTGGCGCGGGCGAGTCTGCGGGAGCCGTGA
- a CDS encoding alpha/beta fold hydrolase has translation MPSPDSAALPAVWREEGTGRPVVLVHGWAFSARALDPLVAPLARAGRVLALDLRGHGEAPPAPPGHGVAGHARDLVALFDARGLEGALLVGWSMGAQVALEALPALGGRVAGLALLSATPCFAAREDWPHGTPATSVQALAARVRHRPAAALRRFFDGMFAPDELPDAEREALAAAVLAAPFAPATALEELDDLLAADQRPRLAGVRVPALLVHGERDPICLPAASAFAAEAIPGARRWLLPGVGHAPQLSRPALVAELLARHLAELA, from the coding sequence ATGCCCTCCCCCGACTCCGCCGCCCTGCCCGCCGTCTGGCGCGAGGAGGGGACTGGCCGCCCGGTGGTGCTCGTGCACGGGTGGGCGTTCTCGGCCCGGGCGCTCGACCCACTGGTGGCGCCGCTCGCCCGCGCCGGGCGCGTGCTCGCGCTCGACCTGCGCGGCCACGGCGAGGCGCCGCCGGCGCCGCCGGGCCACGGCGTCGCCGGCCACGCGCGCGACCTGGTGGCGCTCTTCGACGCTCGCGGCCTCGAGGGTGCGCTCCTCGTCGGCTGGTCGATGGGAGCGCAGGTGGCGCTCGAGGCGCTGCCCGCCCTCGGCGGCCGCGTCGCCGGGCTGGCGCTCCTCTCCGCCACCCCCTGCTTCGCGGCCCGCGAGGACTGGCCGCACGGCACGCCGGCCACGAGCGTCCAGGCGCTGGCCGCCCGGGTGCGCCACCGCCCCGCCGCCGCGCTGCGCCGCTTCTTCGACGGGATGTTCGCGCCCGACGAGCTGCCGGACGCGGAGCGCGAGGCGCTGGCGGCGGCGGTCCTGGCGGCGCCTTTCGCGCCCGCGACCGCGCTGGAGGAGCTCGACGACCTCCTCGCCGCCGACCAGCGCCCGCGGCTCGCCGGCGTGCGCGTCCCGGCGCTGCTCGTCCACGGCGAGCGCGACCCCATCTGCCTCCCCGCCGCCTCCGCCTTCGCGGCCGAGGCGATCCCGGGCGCGCGCCGCTGGCTCCTGCCGGGCGTCGGCCACGCGCCGCAGCTCTCGCGGCCGGCGCTGGTGGCGGAGCTCCTGGCGCGGCACCTGGCGGAGCTCGCGTGA
- a CDS encoding cbb3-type cytochrome c oxidase subunit II, with protein MAGTIYRKPILFSVVALVVILAGTVATMFYPMLRKDMHPRLEALRAYTPLELAGRDVYQREGCMGCHTQTVRPLASEVARYGDYSKAGEFAYDRPHLWGSKRTGPDLAREGGLRPDDWHVRHFRHPQALVPRSNMPAYAFLEQAKLDPGSVKAHYRALASLYAPAEFAAQDGDFAALADKTELDALVAYMQWLGHAVPRECQVGDLAAVNPLAGRREAVQRGMAVYANNCAQCHGDHGEGMAGAVPSLIDEEFLAQQGDVPDGTYFGLISCGSDAKKKIGRPGDPGGGMTAFGGQLADEDIWSVISFIRSQQEHERTESHH; from the coding sequence ATGGCCGGAACCATCTACCGCAAGCCGATCCTGTTCTCGGTGGTGGCGCTCGTCGTCATCCTGGCGGGCACCGTCGCGACCATGTTCTACCCGATGCTCCGCAAGGACATGCACCCGCGGCTCGAGGCGCTGCGCGCCTACACGCCGCTCGAGCTGGCGGGCCGCGACGTCTACCAGCGCGAGGGGTGCATGGGCTGCCACACGCAGACCGTGCGGCCGCTCGCGAGCGAGGTGGCGCGCTACGGCGACTACTCGAAGGCGGGCGAGTTCGCCTACGACCGCCCGCACCTGTGGGGCTCGAAGCGGACCGGTCCGGACCTGGCGCGCGAGGGGGGCCTGCGGCCCGACGACTGGCACGTGCGCCACTTCCGCCACCCGCAGGCGCTGGTGCCGCGCTCGAACATGCCGGCCTACGCCTTCCTGGAGCAGGCGAAGCTCGACCCCGGGAGCGTGAAGGCGCACTACCGCGCGCTCGCGAGCCTGTACGCGCCGGCCGAGTTCGCGGCCCAGGACGGCGACTTCGCCGCGCTCGCGGACAAGACCGAGCTGGACGCGCTCGTCGCGTACATGCAGTGGCTCGGCCACGCCGTCCCGCGAGAGTGCCAGGTGGGCGACCTCGCCGCGGTGAACCCGCTCGCCGGCCGCCGCGAGGCGGTGCAGCGCGGCATGGCGGTGTACGCGAACAACTGCGCGCAGTGCCACGGCGACCACGGCGAGGGCATGGCGGGCGCGGTCCCGAGCCTCATCGACGAGGAGTTCCTGGCGCAGCAGGGCGACGTGCCCGACGGCACGTACTTCGGCCTCATCTCCTGCGGCAGCGACGCCAAGAAGAAGATCGGCCGCCCCGGCGATCCGGGCGGCGGCATGACCGCCTTCGGCGGGCAGCTCGCCGACGAGGACATCTGGTCCGTCATCAGCTTCATCCGCTCGCAGCAGGAGCACGAGCGCACCGAGTCGCACCACTGA
- a CDS encoding sulfite exporter TauE/SafE family protein: MREALLLAATTGLLGGLGHCTAMCGPLVASLGLAAPEAGLRRALAGQALYHAGRVTTYACIGAAMGLTGSFVNTAGRLAGLQDAVAVGAGLLMVLMGLGAAGVLPAARRTEERLAGKVFRAVRAVVEGGGPGRTYALGLTLGFLPCGLSYSAFVGAAATGGLPQGLLFALVFALGTVPALLAVGGAAAALSPRLRGALRRAGGVAVAAAGVLFALRGLGIHAPL; the protein is encoded by the coding sequence ATGAGGGAGGCGCTCCTCCTCGCCGCCACCACCGGGCTCCTCGGCGGCCTCGGCCACTGCACCGCCATGTGCGGGCCGCTCGTCGCCTCGCTCGGCCTCGCCGCGCCGGAGGCCGGCCTGCGGCGCGCGCTCGCCGGCCAGGCGCTCTACCACGCGGGCCGCGTCACCACCTACGCGTGCATCGGCGCGGCCATGGGGCTCACCGGCTCCTTCGTCAACACCGCCGGCCGGCTGGCGGGGCTGCAGGACGCGGTGGCGGTCGGGGCGGGCCTCCTCATGGTGCTCATGGGGTTGGGGGCGGCCGGGGTCCTGCCAGCCGCCCGGCGCACCGAGGAGCGGCTCGCCGGGAAGGTGTTCCGGGCGGTGCGGGCGGTGGTGGAGGGCGGCGGGCCAGGCCGCACCTACGCGCTCGGCCTCACCCTGGGCTTCCTCCCCTGCGGCCTGTCGTACTCCGCGTTCGTGGGGGCCGCCGCCACCGGCGGGCTGCCGCAGGGGCTGCTCTTCGCGCTCGTCTTCGCGCTCGGGACGGTCCCGGCGCTCCTCGCCGTGGGCGGCGCGGCGGCGGCGCTCTCGCCCCGCCTGCGCGGGGCGCTGCGTCGGGCCGGCGGCGTCGCGGTGGCCGCGGCGGGCGTGCTCTTCGCGCTGCGCGGGCTCGGGATCCATGCTCCGCTGTGA
- a CDS encoding HNH endonuclease: MDAAPDLAARSPSEAWRTRFAPPAVEPAPLTGRELDAWFRGGEPEADACEALLTWAARARGALDVAIAEGLDALRRGDRLAELACHLDDYAREVLDLGKRAAEGLALLGRELRTRPLLREALTSGRVKLRAAQTVLKVAVGEDEAAWVERAARMTVRALEAEVRRARTAPGDEEEPWLRLGARLEPEEREVLDEALALAGELMPSATRAERLEAIAQEFAGEYAGEGDPDAARVLGAAVRPSGARTGDARAAALEEETERWAALRALPDIAAPDVRFYETATAQEVDGRLRELAALRAEWEDLVGYCALAVRKSQLYRLLGFASFRQYCEERLGLSARSVEERAKVEERRWASPALQEAKREGLAFEKLRLLAKLPETEIARWTPRAKGLTCVALRRELEAEAERRMRAQGKLAVPLALRMAAVLAAAVQAVRDRTGRPLPLGTCLAVLAQHFLDTWKGGKRARSRSRKVRDRDAGHCQVPGCSRRATHAHHVLFRSHGGGDELDNQLGLCAFHHLRCIHAGHLRVVGRAPEALRWFLGGKAWSGPEPARRSGGGVEISAA, encoded by the coding sequence ATGGACGCGGCACCCGACCTCGCTGCGCGCTCGCCCTCCGAGGCCTGGAGGACGCGCTTCGCGCCGCCGGCCGTCGAGCCCGCGCCGCTCACCGGGCGCGAGCTCGACGCCTGGTTCCGCGGCGGAGAGCCGGAGGCCGACGCGTGCGAGGCGCTGCTCACCTGGGCGGCCAGGGCGCGGGGCGCGCTCGACGTGGCCATCGCGGAGGGGCTCGACGCGCTCCGGCGGGGCGATCGGCTGGCCGAGCTCGCGTGCCACCTCGACGACTACGCGCGGGAGGTGCTCGACCTCGGCAAGCGCGCCGCCGAGGGGCTGGCCCTGCTCGGCCGGGAGCTGCGGACGCGTCCGCTCCTGCGCGAGGCGCTCACCTCGGGTCGGGTGAAGCTCCGTGCGGCGCAGACGGTGCTGAAGGTGGCGGTGGGCGAGGACGAGGCGGCCTGGGTGGAGCGCGCGGCGCGGATGACCGTCCGCGCGCTCGAGGCCGAGGTCCGCCGGGCGCGGACGGCGCCGGGCGACGAGGAGGAGCCGTGGCTGCGCCTCGGCGCGCGCCTCGAGCCGGAGGAGCGCGAGGTGCTCGACGAAGCGCTGGCGCTCGCGGGCGAGCTCATGCCCAGCGCGACGCGCGCCGAGCGGCTCGAGGCGATCGCCCAGGAGTTCGCGGGCGAGTACGCGGGCGAGGGAGACCCGGACGCGGCGCGCGTGCTCGGCGCCGCGGTCCGGCCGTCCGGTGCGCGCACCGGGGACGCGCGCGCCGCAGCGCTCGAGGAGGAGACGGAGCGCTGGGCCGCGCTTCGCGCCCTGCCGGACATCGCGGCCCCGGACGTCCGCTTCTACGAGACCGCCACCGCCCAGGAGGTGGACGGCCGACTGCGGGAGCTCGCCGCCCTGCGGGCGGAGTGGGAGGACCTCGTCGGCTACTGCGCCCTGGCGGTCCGGAAGAGCCAGCTGTACCGGCTCCTCGGGTTCGCGAGCTTCCGCCAGTACTGCGAGGAGCGGCTGGGGCTCTCCGCGCGCTCGGTCGAGGAGCGGGCCAAGGTCGAGGAGCGGCGCTGGGCCTCGCCGGCGCTCCAGGAGGCGAAGCGCGAGGGGCTGGCGTTCGAGAAGCTGCGGCTCCTCGCGAAGCTGCCCGAGACGGAGATCGCCCGCTGGACCCCGCGGGCGAAGGGCCTCACCTGCGTCGCGCTCCGGCGCGAGCTCGAGGCCGAGGCCGAGCGGCGGATGCGTGCGCAGGGGAAGCTGGCCGTCCCGCTGGCGCTCCGGATGGCGGCGGTGCTCGCCGCCGCGGTGCAAGCCGTCCGCGACCGGACCGGGAGGCCGCTGCCGCTCGGGACCTGCCTCGCCGTGCTCGCGCAGCACTTCCTCGACACCTGGAAGGGCGGGAAGCGCGCCCGGAGCCGCTCGCGGAAGGTGCGGGACCGGGACGCGGGGCATTGCCAGGTCCCCGGCTGCAGCCGCCGCGCGACCCACGCCCACCACGTCCTCTTCCGCTCGCACGGCGGCGGGGACGAGCTCGACAACCAGCTCGGCCTCTGCGCGTTCCACCACCTCCGGTGCATCCACGCCGGCCACCTGCGCGTGGTGGGCCGGGCGCCTGAGGCGCTGCGGTGGTTCCTCGGCGGGAAGGCGTGGAGCGGGCCGGAGCCCGCGAGGCGGTCCGGCGGGGGCGTGGAGATTTCGGCGGCGTGA
- a CDS encoding cbb3-type cytochrome c oxidase subunit I, giving the protein MVNDYRYDDRTVLGFILSSMFWGVVGILIGLLIATQMFAPGLNFAPYLTFGRLRPVHTNGLAFGLGVGAIFGLSYYIVMRLCRRPLVFPRLARLQLWLFNLGIAAAAVTLMMGYTQSLEYAELEWPLDIAIVVLWVMFAVNVFATVVKRREEEMYVALWYVLATVLAIAVLYIVNNLSIPAGAWKSYHLFAGVNSANVEWWYGHNAVGFVFTTPILAMFYYFLPKTTGLPIFSHRLSIVAFWSLVFGYLWTGAHHLVYTPLPTWLQTLGICFTLFLIAPSWGSVVNGYYTVGQDWDRMRTNYLTKFFVLGITFYGLQTVQGPTQSLRAVSQLIHYTDWVPGHVHMGTMGWVTMTIAASIYYVVPKIYGTAIYSEKLANVHFWLVLVGQLIFSVTMWITGIQQGAMWKAMEHGKLKYTFVEGLARNYPYYHLRALGGVVFTAGMLCFVWNVLKTIQQGRALEASAATPEPKPLTAAQA; this is encoded by the coding sequence ATGGTGAACGACTACCGCTACGACGATCGGACCGTGCTCGGGTTCATCCTGTCGTCGATGTTCTGGGGCGTGGTGGGCATCCTCATCGGCCTGCTCATCGCCACCCAGATGTTCGCGCCGGGGCTGAACTTCGCGCCCTACCTGACCTTCGGGCGGCTCAGGCCGGTGCACACGAACGGCCTCGCCTTCGGCCTGGGCGTCGGGGCCATCTTCGGCCTCAGCTACTACATCGTGATGCGGCTCTGCCGCCGGCCGCTCGTCTTCCCGCGGCTGGCGCGGCTGCAGCTGTGGCTCTTCAACCTGGGCATCGCCGCGGCGGCGGTGACGCTCATGATGGGCTACACGCAGTCGCTCGAGTACGCCGAGCTGGAGTGGCCCCTCGACATCGCCATCGTGGTGCTGTGGGTGATGTTCGCGGTGAACGTCTTCGCGACGGTGGTGAAGCGGCGCGAGGAGGAGATGTACGTCGCGCTCTGGTACGTGCTCGCGACCGTGCTCGCCATCGCGGTGCTCTACATCGTGAACAACCTGTCGATCCCGGCCGGCGCCTGGAAGAGCTACCACCTGTTCGCGGGCGTGAACTCCGCCAACGTCGAGTGGTGGTACGGGCACAACGCGGTGGGCTTCGTCTTCACGACGCCCATCCTGGCCATGTTCTACTACTTCCTCCCCAAGACCACCGGGCTCCCCATCTTCAGCCACCGGCTGTCGATCGTGGCCTTCTGGTCGCTCGTGTTCGGCTACCTGTGGACCGGCGCGCACCACCTCGTCTACACGCCGCTCCCCACCTGGCTGCAGACGCTCGGCATCTGCTTCACGCTCTTCCTCATCGCGCCGTCGTGGGGCTCGGTGGTGAACGGCTACTACACGGTCGGCCAGGACTGGGACCGGATGCGGACGAACTACCTGACCAAGTTCTTCGTCCTCGGCATCACCTTCTACGGCCTGCAGACGGTGCAGGGGCCGACGCAGTCGCTGCGCGCCGTGTCCCAGCTCATCCACTACACCGACTGGGTCCCGGGCCACGTGCACATGGGCACCATGGGATGGGTGACGATGACCATCGCCGCCTCGATCTACTACGTGGTGCCGAAGATCTACGGGACGGCGATCTACAGCGAGAAGCTCGCGAACGTGCACTTCTGGCTGGTGCTGGTCGGGCAGCTCATCTTCTCGGTGACGATGTGGATCACCGGCATCCAGCAGGGCGCGATGTGGAAGGCGATGGAGCACGGGAAGCTCAAGTACACCTTCGTCGAGGGGCTCGCCCGTAACTATCCGTACTACCACCTGCGCGCGCTGGGCGGGGTCGTGTTCACCGCCGGCATGCTGTGCTTCGTCTGGAACGTGCTCAAGACCATCCAGCAGGGCCGCGCCCTCGAGGCGTCCGCCGCCACCCCGGAGCCGAAGCCGCTGACGGCGGCGCAGGCGTAG
- a CDS encoding CcoQ/FixQ family Cbb3-type cytochrome c oxidase assembly chaperone produces MNTGELGYLAFGAALVALFGAIVRHYYARGRRAKVERAKYKMLDED; encoded by the coding sequence ATGAACACCGGCGAGCTCGGGTACCTGGCGTTCGGGGCGGCGCTGGTGGCGCTCTTCGGCGCCATCGTCCGCCACTACTACGCGCGGGGCCGGCGGGCGAAGGTGGAGCGCGCGAAGTACAAGATGCTCGATGAGGATTAG
- a CDS encoding FixH family protein, which translates to MRALLAVGALAALLAVGAVVAAIVLGHRTAEPTVVADPYEAGLHYDEAHHQHDAAAVGPRAAPRCDPARAPCAQRVAGATVALAVAPAPVLMKDLAFTVEVTPPAAAGAGAGRLALSMPGMYMGEHPVALAADGPGRWRGTGVLVRCPSGRRGWAADVEVPSAGGAPLRATFTFEAAER; encoded by the coding sequence ATGAGGGCGCTCCTGGCGGTGGGCGCGCTGGCCGCCCTGCTGGCGGTGGGGGCGGTGGTCGCGGCGATCGTCCTCGGCCACCGCACCGCCGAGCCGACGGTGGTGGCGGATCCCTACGAGGCGGGGCTGCACTACGACGAGGCGCACCACCAGCACGACGCCGCCGCGGTCGGCCCGCGCGCCGCCCCGCGCTGCGACCCCGCCCGCGCGCCCTGCGCGCAGCGGGTGGCCGGCGCGACGGTCGCGCTCGCCGTGGCCCCCGCCCCGGTCCTCATGAAGGACCTCGCCTTCACGGTGGAGGTGACGCCGCCTGCCGCCGCCGGCGCCGGCGCGGGGCGCCTCGCGCTCTCGATGCCGGGCATGTACATGGGCGAGCACCCGGTGGCGCTCGCGGCGGACGGGCCGGGCCGCTGGCGCGGGACCGGGGTGCTCGTGCGCTGCCCGAGCGGGCGGCGCGGCTGGGCGGCGGACGTGGAGGTCCCTTCCGCCGGCGGCGCGCCGCTGCGCGCCACCTTCACCTTCGAGGCGGCCGAGCGATGA